From the genome of Bacillota bacterium:
AACCATGTTGCAGCTGCTTGCGTGGAGAACATCCGGCCGGAAATCCTGTATCTGAGATACAACTGTTAAAGGAAAATAAAGTTGGTAACTATGTTACAGAAATTAACCTATTATCTCTTTCGGAACTACGTCAGACACACGGGTTACCAACGGCTGGTGCGTATGATAAATCGCCACATGTCAAGGAATGTAGCTTATATCTCACCTGCCTAACATTTTTAGATATGTTAACCATATATTGGTGAAGGCCTCGCAAATAAAATAATTTTCCTGGTTTTACTGAGAATTACATAAACAATTTCTCATTCATCTAGAAACATTTAGGTTGCTAAACAAACTACCCCATAAGGTATACCGTATTACAGATCGGATATATTATAGTTGTTCCAATAAATACAAATTGGGTGATGATCTAACATGGTTGATGATAGGGGTAAATTAAATGGATAGAGGGCACTATTATAGCACCCTTACTATCCCCGGCAGAACCCCGTCAGGCGCTCCGGTTGCTCTCCAGCAGAGCCGTACCCTCCTGCGGGTAAGAGCCATTTGTAGTTTAACCATAATTTAAGGGAAAAAGCATTTACACAAACTTACTTACACTCCCGACTTAGCTATTAATCCCTTAAAAAACAATTCCGCCTCCAGGAAACAGAATTGCTTTTGTTGCGCCAATCTTAGAGTAGACCCTTTTGCTTAAAACTTACAAACCGTTGATCACCGATTACAAGGTGATCGAGCACCTCAATTCCCATTAATTCACCAATCTCCACAAGACGTTCTGTTACTTTACAATCACCGGTGCTGGGCTCAGGATCCCCGCTTGGATGATTATGCACCAAGATTATGGAGGCTGCACTGCGGCGAATAGCCGGCTTAAAAAGTTCCCTGGGATGAACTGATGATGAATTCAGCGTCCCAATAGATATTAACTCTCTGGCTATAACATGGTTTTTCGTATTCAACAGCAAGACCACAAAATGTTCTCTATTCAGGTAACGCATGTCTTCCATAACCAGAGAAGCAGCATCTTCTGGTGACCTAATTTCCGACCTATTCTCCGGCATGATCCGTGCCATACGCCTTGCCAAATCAAAAGCAGCGGTCAAACGAACGGCTCTTTCTCTGCCGATACCCGGCAGGCTCATAAACTCTTCTAGTGTCATATCTGCCATAGCCCTCAGCCCTTGTTTTAGCAAAGACTCCATGGTTTCATCTGGAACATCACCAAGAATGGAAGCTAGTACACCGAGCAATTCTGACGATGCCACTCCATACTGCATTACCTCTTCTCTGGCTATCGAGGCCAGAGTTTTTTGTGGTCGTGCAGAATACTGTTTTAAATACTCATTACTCCATAACATATCAACGGATACGGGCCCCAGCCCGCATCCAATCCCTCCTTCGGATGAATTGGTCTACGGGCTGAGCAGCCCTTATGCAACTTTACTTTTCTCGCGAACATCCTCTACCCGCCGAATTAGTTCACCGGCAGCCTTCTGGATGTCACTACCCAACTTAACTACCCAACTTAATAACTTTCTCAACATCTCCCTTGGCCCAGCCGGCAACATACCCAAAGCTAGAAGGAGAAGTATCTACATCAAAGTATTGGGCTACTACGTATGTCGCGCCTTCTGCGATAATTTCGGCCCGCTCGCGGTCTGCCTGGTCCTTTGGAGGATCTTTTTCTACTATTGAGTGGACAACTTCGTGAAGCAGTGTTGCTGTCAGCTCGTCTCCGGGACCAGTTTTCACTCAGCACTATCTCCTTATCTACCGTGTGATAGTAACCCTTGGCGCTGCCGGTGTCTTCAAATTTAACCGGCACCGGTGCTGCCTCCATTAACTCGTTATATAACTGACGTCCATTTTGGGTATCTCCTTCCAAATTCGGGGCTAATTCCGGTAACGGTTCACCTTCCGTTTGTGAAAGGTCAAATACTGTCACGGCTTTAAAGCCCTTTAATACCCACTTTTCATCTCCGGTATCTTCGTTTTCTACCTTCCTTGCCAGCGGGGCAAATATCCTAATGCCTTTTTCGCCTTTTTTCACTTTACGTCCCATGCTATTCCAGGTCTTTATCCCGGCCACCCTGGTAGCTTCAGGCTTTTGCATAAAGATCAGCATTGTGTTGCTAAAAGAGTACCGGTGGAACCGGGTTTGGAACTTTAAGAACTCATTAAACTTGCCGCTGGTAATTATTTCAGATACCCCTGCTTTCAAACTCTCGTATAACTCCTTGACTTTTTCACTACCTTTACCCTTTGCCATTTGTGCGGCGCACCGGCCCTTAAGGACCTGGTGCGCCAATCCCTCCTTTCGGTAGATTGGTATGCAGCAGGCCCTTGTATGGGCCAGTGTTCCTTATAGATAACTACAGAGGCGTTATTTCCAATAATACGGGTAATTTATCAGTCTACGCACGATCCAGAACCAACTGGTACATTCATAGCGTTTTTGGAGTTCCGTATCGATGGCAAACCAGTAGTCCCTGAACCCTTTTTCTTTGGCCCATTGAGCCATAGAAAGCAGTGTTTCTTCTTCGGATCTGTCCTTTTCTTCAAAGTCCTTGATCAAATTCTCCGCAAACTCTCTTACTAAACCACACTTTTTCTCAATTGTTAATCTTTCGCTTTTACTCATAATCTTTAGATACCGCAGCCTGTTCGACCCGGTACCCAATCCCTCCTTTTGATTGATTGGCTAACGGGCCCAGGCCCGGTTAATTATTGAGCTTTATCGCAGTTTTCTATCCATGTCATACCTGGTTTTCAAAATCAACATTCATTTCATTAGATTCCATTCTGCCTGGTATTCATACTCGAATACTTCACCGGGAACATAACAGTGAAGATAGCAATCATATACTCTCCATTTGTATTCGGTATCGTCCCACCCGGCATAATAGCGAGTTAACCTGGCCATCTGTTAGTCTCCTCGGTCAGCATTTCTTGTAACAATTCGCACTCAACTTGGTACTGTTTCCAATCTGCCTCGAACCCTTCTTTGGCTTGGTCCATCGCGTAATTCTTGGAGCAGCAAAGTAAGTTGTGGCAAGCCATTTCATAATACTTTCGAAGCAGTGCTCGTTTCTGGTCTTCCTTGTTTTGACTACTTGCACTAATAACGGTCAAACTCTCCGGAGCGTTGAAGAAGCTGCTGTACAGCCTTCTCAAATCCTCTTTTACAGCTACTTTTTCCTCCTCCAAAGCCCATAATATCTTACCTCGGAGATGTTCATATTCCTCAATTAGCTCTTGTCGGGTAACCCCGTCATTTTCACATTCTTCCTGGCACTCTGCGAGATACTCATCTAACGTCGTATCCAGGCTTATAATATGCTTCCATTTCTCATTCACCCGTTTTGGTGCTTCGCTCTCGATCATTTCTTTAACTTCATCATGAAACAAATCAAAGAAATACCAATCCATCTGTCGCCTGAGGCAGTCTCCGTGGTTTTTCTCCCATTTTTGGTGTGCCTCCAGCATAATTTCCCAGGCCCACTTCTCAAGCTCATTTTCAAGGATAATTTTCATTTGTTTTTCTCCTTTCCACAGGTAGGTCTAACCACTTAACAACTCATCTTAATTACACTTTTACTCCGAAAGACGCTGACCAGAGCATCGTCAATTCCCTTTCCGTTTTTCCATGTTGCCCGGGTGACTTTAAGACCGTACTTATGAAGCTCTTGCTTTAATGACTTTTCGGCTTGAGCAACATATACATTCGTAGCTGAATCCATGTCGTAAGCTATAACCGCTTCTGTGGCCCTTAAGTTAATTACCTCGTCTACCACCGGTCTCCAGGCAGAGGAGCTAATGGACGCAACCACTACTGCACCAAGATATTTTGCAGCAATGTCACTCTTCAGAGGACCTTCGGTAATCCATACCCGACTGTCATTGGTTTTGTTTGGTCTGGCAATATGGGCCGGAGTTCCGCAGGAACAACCACCCCGATTGGTATAGCCACTGAAAAGCTTATATTTTCCTCCCTTTTCGGGTTCGTCCATTCTCCTCTGCAAAGCCTTAATACGTCCTTTACTATCCAGCACTGGGATGTAATAACCGGGCTGACAGTTAAAAGTCCAGTACATACCTCCATATGGACCCCTGACTCTAAAAAAACCGGGGATACCGGAAAGGTCATAGCCCTTATCCATCAGCCTACGGCAAATATTCCAAGGCTTTTCTCGTTCCGGAATTGATTTGTAGCTATTAGCCTTTATATCCCTTTCACTCAACCCACGGCTAATGAGATCGGCCCTGTGGCGCTCGGACAAATTCAACAGCCTCAGAAAGTCCCTGTATACTCTATCCCGGATCTCCACCAGTGCCGTTTGCGCTGCCGGCACCGACTCTTTTTGCTTAACTGCTGGGATATCAATGCACTTAGATCCCAGCCAGTGCAAATAAGCTTCTTTTCCATTACTCTGTACAACCGTCTTAAATGCACCTTCCTTCACCCTCATACAGCTTGCAAGATAACTATTAAAGCCGCACCAATCAGCCTTCCCACAGATAGGACAGGGATGCGACGGCTTTGCCTTTATGAATTTTTCGTAAGAGTAATTTTGGTGCTTGTTCCGCATTCCAGGCCCCTCCATGCAGTTTATTGGTAGAAAAAAAAGGAGAACGCCCAGGGAAATATCTCCCCCGGAAAACGTTCTCCTTAAATTCTCCCGGCCAAAAGTTTATTGGCCATTTTTTAGCTTATATACATCCTGGATTCCGCCTATAAAGACACCGCAAAGCAATGTTATTATATATCCGGCGGAATTATATCTTTACCTGCTTTCTAATCGACTCTGATTGCCCTTGCATATTACTTCCCGGCACTCTCGTTGTTTACTTTTCTTCCTAAACATCACGCCTTTACCATTTTTCTCAGTCACAGTAAACATCCATTGACCATAAAGTCCTTTGATTAATAGATAGCCAATATCAACTAGGAAATGCAACAAAAAAAAGACGGGTTCAAAGACATATAGTCTTTTTCCCGTCCTTATACTCTTAACGGCTGAAAAACCGTTTACTTTTTATAAGCCTCACCTCTCGGGCCAACGCCAGAATAACTTTATAAGGTGAGTTCCTTTTTGAGTTCACCTAACGTATCTACGTCACCCTTCGCTATTTACTCTTCACACTTTTTAATGGCTGACAGATCCTCGCTGGTCAAACCTTCTTCATCCAGAAGATACAGCAAAAACTTAAGAACAGTCCGAGTATTATCCTCACTCAGTTTATACACTGTTTGCTTAAGAACTTCTTTTGTATCCACAAACAACCCCTTAAGGTGCCTCCCGTTCTTTTACCTGGTTA
Proteins encoded in this window:
- a CDS encoding JAB domain-containing protein, whose product is MQYGVASSELLGVLASILGDVPDETMESLLKQGLRAMADMTLEEFMSLPGIGRERAVRLTAAFDLARRMARIMPENRSEIRSPEDAASLVMEDMRYLNREHFVVLLLNTKNHVIARELISIGTLNSSSVHPRELFKPAIRRSAASIILVHNHPSGDPEPSTGDCKVTERLVEIGELMGIEVLDHLVIGDQRFVSFKQKGLL
- a CDS encoding toprim domain-containing protein, with the protein product MRNKHQNYSYEKFIKAKPSHPCPICGKADWCGFNSYLASCMRVKEGAFKTVVQSNGKEAYLHWLGSKCIDIPAVKQKESVPAAQTALVEIRDRVYRDFLRLLNLSERHRADLISRGLSERDIKANSYKSIPEREKPWNICRRLMDKGYDLSGIPGFFRVRGPYGGMYWTFNCQPGYYIPVLDSKGRIKALQRRMDEPEKGGKYKLFSGYTNRGGCSCGTPAHIARPNKTNDSRVWITEGPLKSDIAAKYLGAVVVASISSSAWRPVVDEVINLRATEAVIAYDMDSATNVYVAQAEKSLKQELHKYGLKVTRATWKNGKGIDDALVSVFRSKSVIKMSC